Below is a window of Streptomyces spongiicola DNA.
CGGAAGCGGGCGCGGGCTGATCGCCGGCCTCCGCGCTCCCGCCGCGCGGGGCGGTTCCCCCGGACGCACCCACCGGTCCGGCACCCCCGGGCCGCGACCGCGCCGGACCCGCGCGTCAGCCGCGGGTGAGTGCCGCGACCACCGATGCGGCGAGATCGTCCAGGTACCCCGGGGGCAGCTCACCGCGCACGACGACGAGCCGCCAGTACAGGGGGCCGAGGACCAGGTCCGTGACGCGATCCGGGTCCGCCGTCTCCGGAAGCTCTCCCCGCCCGACGGCGTCCCGTACGACGAGCGCGGCGACTCCCTGACGGCCGTCCAGCAGCGCGGCCCTGATCGTCTCCGCGATCTCCGGGTTGCGGGCGGCCTCGACCAGCAGGTCGGGGATGACCTGGGAGGCGACGGGGTGGCGCAGCGCATGCGCGGCCACTTCGAGAAGTGCGCGGACGTCCCCGTACAGCGAGCCGGTGGCCGGAGCGGGCAGGCCCTGGGCGGCGACGGCCGAGACCAGGTCGAGGACGAGGGAGAGCTTGGACTTCCAGCGCCGGTAGACGGCGGTCTTGCCGACACCCGCCCGGCGGGCGATGCCCTCGATCGACATTCGGGCGAAGCCGACCGCGGCGAGTTCCTCGAAGACGGCGGCGCGGATCGCCTCGGTCACGTCCTCCCGGAGCACTGCGGCTCCCGCGGGGGCGCGTCGGGCGCGGGGGTCCGTGGTCATGTCCAG
It encodes the following:
- a CDS encoding TetR/AcrR family transcriptional regulator, whose translation is MLLDMTTDPRARRAPAGAAVLREDVTEAIRAAVFEELAAVGFARMSIEGIARRAGVGKTAVYRRWKSKLSLVLDLVSAVAAQGLPAPATGSLYGDVRALLEVAAHALRHPVASQVIPDLLVEAARNPEIAETIRAALLDGRQGVAALVVRDAVGRGELPETADPDRVTDLVLGPLYWRLVVVRGELPPGYLDDLAASVVAALTRG